AGTGAACACAGCATTCCAATTGTTCTACAATGAAATTTGAGACAAAGCCACATTAGTTCAATTAGTTTGCACGAGTTCAACTGTTTATAATAAGTAACACATAAAATAATCGCTTCACGGTGTTTTGTTTCATAATAACAAACATCAAAGAAGGATATGCACTAGAAGGTACATTGAATACGATATGATGTTTTCAAGACACCACCTGCATTCTTGACTCCGTCTTTGTGATTTGTACTTCAATGTTTTGGATCCCTTATAAAGTGTCAGTATTGCAGTCAATGTCGTGATCTAAAGCAGCTGGGGTCGAttcatttatgcaataaaaacatttgaacCAATATATAAATCGGCTATATTATATTGCGGGCAgaaagttttataaaaaatattgatggaatattttgaaatatttttcacatttaaaaatCCACCTTTTTTGTTTCGTGTGATTTCAAATCTATTTATCTTGATTCCTCGTTGTTTGTGATATGTGACTTTTGCACTTAACTATACTTTAAACTAAACTGAGCATTTAAGATTGATTCTAACTTTGCACATAACTTTCAATTATAGATGAGATATTTGACCAGATGGACCAGAACCATGATGGGCGGATCTCCGTGCATGAGCTGGTGAAGGCAGCTCGTTTGCTCGGTCTCAGTCCAACCCAAAAGGAGGCTGAACAGATGATTGAAGACTGCAACCCGCGCGGTACGTGCTGGGCCGTTGGaaggttttgttttgttatatgtgtcttgttctgtgaaaattgggaaaaatgcatgtgcgtagagtgtcgtctcagattagcctgtgcagttcgcacaggctaatcagggaagacaatttgcgcttaaactagattttcggtaaaaagggacttcctataaacgaaaaataccattagagcggaaagtgtcgtccttgataagcctgtgcggactgcacaggctaatatgggacgacactttacgcacatgcattatgcccagttttctcagacacatatttttatatacCCGTCAACTCAACTGATTTTGTGTATGTTtctttattgtttgtaatttttgcTTGATCGACATACCGGTAAACGGCTCATGGTTTCTGAATAAGAACTTTGCTTGTGTATATGTGTTTGAAGTTACACGTCGTTCTATATTCCATTTATGGTTATTTATGCCGGAAAGTAAAGTACATAGTTGTATACTGAATGAATGGGGCACATCATGCTCCGATTCTCACGTAAAAATACATTCATTTTAATCCTGCGTTTTTTCCTTATGGTGTTCTCCTTACGTGCTAATGATAATATTATCTCATTTCTTGGCAACATAATTCCAATTTTGTATTTTAACTTTAATCAATCTATCGTGTTTCTACCATATTTTCTTCCGGTCTCATTAGTTGCGGCAAGTACCATCGTTCTCTGTGCCCGTTTCCGGATAAAGCTTCAAACATCGGATTCGAATGATAAAGGCTTTTACTGATACACCATACGCGGATATAATTGTATATTCCCTTCGTAACTCAAGAATTTATATTATTTCCAGAAAAGGGGTACGTGACTCGCGCGGAGTTCCGGAAGCTGTTCGAGAGCAAGGAGGTTGACGTGGACGCACAGATTGAGGAGATGACGTCGGCATTCAGAGTCTTCGACAAAGACAACAGGTATGAGTTGCAGTGGGCAATCATTCAATGTATAGGTGTGATCGTGAATTATATATCTTCGACAAAGACAACAGGTATGAGTTGCAGTGGGCAATCATTCAATGTATAGGTGTGATCGTGAATTATATATCTTCGACAAAGACAACAGGTATGAGTTGCAGTGGGCATTCATTCAATGTATAGGTGTGATCGTGAATTATATATCTTCGACAAAGACAACAGGTATGAGTTGCAGTGGGCAATCATTCAATGTATAGGTGTGATCGTGAA
This is a stretch of genomic DNA from Dreissena polymorpha isolate Duluth1 chromosome 7, UMN_Dpol_1.0, whole genome shotgun sequence. It encodes these proteins:
- the LOC127839976 gene encoding neo-calmodulin-like — encoded protein: MTSTEKRKRGPRTKKDSKEKERKVNPDEIFDQMDQNHDGRISVHELVKAARLLGLSPTQKEAEQMIEDCNPREKGYVTRAEFRKLFESKEVDVDAQIEEMTSAFRVFDKDNSGTITRDEIISVLKLSGEKVDEAELEEIMASVDVDGDGKISIEEFAAVMCDI